The following are encoded in a window of Saccharothrix longispora genomic DNA:
- a CDS encoding ABC transporter family substrate-binding protein, whose product MRRSKAVSALALMTTAALALSACSGGGSGSGDQGGVQDANPGEIGGQDELFKRPKVEDIGEVAVAVEEAFHNYNNNIGATNNFSSTIALSNVQPSPYITELIDGKVVIKIDGDLMDSVKVTSTDPQTIEWKVAKAAVWSDGEAIDCDDFHLKWLAATSKATVKGEDGTEASIFDSSSTGYENIEKLECADEGKTITTTFFKDQPFADYRGLFSQPGSDSLLPAHVLEQKAGVEDITKVLPSQNDDTVKKVAEFYTKGWLGFDKSVALSGGPFIIESADLTDQTVLVRNPKYWGNPAGPAKVILKTNTDAQSAAQQLQNKEVQVIAPQADPAVAAQLRGDSAFNVFAAGGQTYEHVDFNMARPLFAQNKDLRLAIAQCFDRGALVEKLVADVDPNAKPLGSLTMMPNEVGYEDHYGDVGKGDVAAAKKTLEDGGWAQGADGIYTKGEFRASFKLGHKIVTRRSDTVRILQDKCKQAGIEIVADQAADFNDKRLPASEFDAALFAWVGQPLKAGAYGNYAQKSKGGSGNYNNYDSAPLTEKWKAANAELDYQKRIDMMNEADKIMRDDLHSIPLFQLSDFAASSADIGPISYIGVGGGVTWNLYAWQKK is encoded by the coding sequence ATGAGGAGATCAAAGGCTGTCTCGGCGCTCGCGCTGATGACCACCGCCGCGCTCGCGCTGAGCGCGTGCAGCGGCGGCGGCTCGGGCAGTGGCGACCAGGGTGGCGTCCAGGACGCCAACCCGGGTGAGATCGGCGGTCAGGACGAGCTGTTCAAGCGTCCGAAGGTGGAGGACATCGGCGAGGTCGCGGTCGCCGTTGAGGAGGCGTTCCACAACTACAACAACAACATCGGCGCGACCAACAACTTCTCCAGCACGATCGCGCTGTCGAACGTCCAGCCGTCGCCGTACATCACCGAGCTGATCGACGGCAAGGTGGTCATCAAGATCGACGGCGACCTGATGGACTCCGTCAAGGTGACGTCGACCGACCCGCAGACGATCGAGTGGAAGGTCGCCAAGGCGGCCGTCTGGTCCGACGGCGAGGCCATCGACTGCGACGACTTCCACCTGAAGTGGCTGGCCGCGACGAGCAAGGCCACCGTCAAGGGCGAGGACGGCACGGAGGCCTCGATCTTCGACTCGTCGAGCACGGGCTACGAGAACATCGAGAAGCTCGAGTGCGCCGACGAGGGCAAGACGATCACCACGACGTTCTTCAAGGACCAGCCGTTCGCCGACTACCGGGGCCTGTTCTCGCAGCCCGGCAGCGACAGCCTGCTCCCCGCGCACGTCCTGGAGCAGAAGGCCGGCGTCGAGGACATCACCAAGGTGCTGCCCTCGCAGAACGACGACACGGTCAAGAAGGTCGCCGAGTTCTACACCAAGGGCTGGCTGGGCTTCGACAAGAGCGTGGCCCTCTCGGGTGGTCCTTTCATCATCGAGTCCGCTGACCTGACCGACCAGACGGTCCTGGTCCGCAACCCGAAGTACTGGGGCAACCCGGCCGGGCCCGCCAAGGTGATCCTCAAGACGAACACCGACGCGCAGTCCGCCGCGCAGCAGCTCCAGAACAAGGAAGTCCAGGTCATCGCGCCGCAGGCCGACCCGGCCGTGGCGGCCCAGCTCCGCGGCGACTCGGCGTTCAACGTCTTCGCCGCCGGTGGCCAGACCTACGAGCACGTCGACTTCAACATGGCGCGCCCGCTGTTCGCCCAGAACAAGGACCTCCGCCTGGCGATCGCGCAGTGCTTCGACCGCGGCGCGCTGGTCGAGAAGCTGGTCGCGGACGTCGACCCGAACGCCAAGCCCCTGGGCAGCCTCACCATGATGCCCAACGAGGTCGGCTACGAGGACCACTACGGCGACGTCGGCAAGGGTGACGTCGCGGCGGCCAAGAAGACCCTCGAGGACGGCGGCTGGGCGCAGGGCGCCGACGGCATCTACACGAAGGGCGAGTTCCGCGCGTCCTTCAAGCTGGGCCACAAGATCGTGACCCGCCGTTCGGACACCGTCCGCATCCTGCAGGACAAGTGCAAGCAGGCCGGCATCGAGATCGTCGCCGACCAGGCCGCCGACTTCAACGACAAGCGCCTCCCGGCGTCCGAGTTCGACGCGGCCCTGTTCGCGTGGGTCGGCCAGCCGCTGAAGGCCGGCGCGTACGGCAACTACGCCCAGAAGTCCAAGGGCGGTTCCGGCAACTACAACAACTACGACTCGGCCCCGCTGACCGAGAAGTGGAAGGCCGCGAACGCCGAGCTGGACTACCAGAAGCGCATCGACATGATGAACGAAGCCGACAAGATCATGCGGGACGACCTGCACAGCATCCCGCTGTTCCAGCTGTCCGACTTCGCCGCGTCGAGCGCGGACATCGGCCCGATCTCCTACATCGGTGTCGGTGGCGGCGTGACCTGGAACCTGTACGCCTGGCAGAAGAAGTAA
- the trpS gene encoding tryptophan--tRNA ligase, whose amino-acid sequence MTRLSAITPSGSVQLGNYLGAIRQWAAEGTDEDVYFISDLHAMTTSHNPSRLRALTREQLAVLVATGVDPRSVSVQSDLVRELGALTWVLECTCTYGEAARMIQFKEKSKGRSSVRLSLLTYPVLMAADILLQGAREVPVGDDQRQHVELARALARRFNGTYGEVFAMPKAVVPPTAARVRDLADPTRKMAKSAKDSAGTVFVLDSPDLVRRKVRRAVTDDLGVVRYAPEEQPGVANLLEVLAACVRKAPEEVAESVKGYAELKEVTAEAVVEELRPVRERTRELLDDPAELDRVRRHGAERSRERSRHRLDAALRVSGLG is encoded by the coding sequence ATGACGAGGCTGTCCGCGATCACCCCGTCCGGCTCGGTCCAGCTGGGCAACTACCTGGGCGCCATCCGGCAGTGGGCCGCCGAGGGCACCGACGAGGACGTGTACTTCATCAGCGACCTGCACGCGATGACGACGTCGCACAACCCGTCGCGATTGCGGGCGTTGACCAGGGAGCAGTTGGCGGTGCTGGTCGCGACCGGCGTGGACCCGCGGTCGGTGTCGGTGCAGTCGGACCTGGTGCGCGAGCTGGGCGCGCTGACGTGGGTGCTGGAGTGCACCTGCACGTACGGCGAGGCGGCGCGGATGATCCAGTTCAAGGAGAAGTCGAAGGGCCGGTCGTCGGTGCGGTTGAGCCTGCTCACGTACCCGGTGCTGATGGCGGCGGACATCCTGCTCCAGGGGGCGCGGGAGGTGCCGGTGGGCGACGACCAGCGGCAGCACGTGGAGCTGGCGCGGGCGTTGGCGCGGCGGTTCAACGGGACGTACGGCGAGGTGTTCGCGATGCCGAAGGCCGTGGTGCCGCCGACGGCGGCGCGGGTGCGCGACCTGGCCGACCCGACGCGGAAGATGGCGAAGTCGGCGAAGGACTCGGCGGGCACGGTGTTCGTGCTGGACTCGCCGGACCTGGTGCGCCGGAAGGTGCGGCGGGCGGTGACGGACGACCTGGGCGTGGTGCGCTACGCGCCCGAGGAGCAGCCGGGCGTGGCGAACCTGCTGGAGGTGCTGGCGGCGTGCGTGCGCAAGGCTCCGGAGGAGGTGGCCGAGTCGGTCAAGGGCTACGCGGAGCTGAAGGAGGTCACCGCCGAGGCGGTGGTCGAGGAGCTGCGGCCGGTGCGGGAGCGGACGCGTGAGCTGCTCGACGACCCGGCAGAGCTGGACCGCGTGCGCCGGCACGGCGCGGAGCGCTCGCGCGAACGTTCCCGCCACCGCCTGGACGCCGCCCTCCGCGTCTCCGGCCTGGGCTGA
- a CDS encoding ABC transporter family substrate-binding protein, with protein sequence MGKRTVVAVVAALALSACTATPPPPLVPSTPGMTVIPKEKVNEVVVGVDDVKGGYNPHTLASQSTVTTALASLLLPSTFRTDGDGSPRVDLDLLVSAEVTSAEPYTVTYTIRRDASWSDSAPIAAEDFVYLWQRMRTEPGVVDPAGYRLIDDIASREGGKVVEVVFSEPYPGWRSLFHDLLPAHLLKDAPGGWAAALDDSFPATAGPFAVRTLDQPRGEIVLERSDRFWEQPPVLDRVTLRRANQHDTIEALNAGDAQVALIRADAIALKDVEELGRTTALTASVVPRPEVVQVLLRPASPKLEDVRIRTAVMRSLDRDELIAVGSRRGPSADLRADSQVTLPTSAGYTPTLPAPTGDPVQLLTEAGFTRTGSLWERDGKPLELTIAAPAGVEPYVTVANQVQRQLSLSGIAARVLTTQPNALFGQDLADTGTSDNTVDIAVVPQPDTGDSASVLASSFGCRTSPEDGGTPIPANLSGFCDQAVQPVIEQALSGDVLLADALASIEPVLWQQAVAMPLFQVADLLVALPGVQGVTAGPPLAGPLSEARTWRREDR encoded by the coding sequence ATGGGGAAGCGAACGGTTGTTGCGGTGGTGGCCGCGCTGGCTCTGTCGGCTTGCACGGCGACGCCCCCGCCGCCCCTGGTGCCCTCCACGCCCGGGATGACGGTGATCCCCAAGGAGAAGGTCAACGAGGTCGTCGTCGGCGTCGACGACGTCAAGGGCGGGTACAACCCGCACACCCTGGCGTCGCAGTCCACCGTCACCACGGCGCTCGCCTCGCTGCTCCTGCCCTCGACCTTCCGGACGGACGGCGACGGCAGCCCCCGGGTGGACCTGGACCTGCTGGTCAGCGCCGAGGTGACCAGCGCCGAGCCGTACACGGTGACCTACACGATCCGCCGGGACGCCAGCTGGTCCGACTCCGCCCCCATCGCGGCGGAGGACTTCGTGTACCTGTGGCAGCGGATGCGGACCGAGCCGGGCGTGGTCGACCCGGCCGGGTACCGGCTCATCGACGACATCGCGAGCCGCGAGGGCGGCAAGGTCGTCGAGGTCGTCTTCAGCGAGCCCTACCCCGGGTGGCGGAGCCTGTTCCACGACCTGCTGCCCGCGCACCTGCTCAAGGACGCCCCCGGCGGGTGGGCCGCCGCGCTCGACGACAGCTTCCCCGCCACGGCCGGGCCGTTCGCGGTCCGCACCCTCGACCAGCCGCGCGGCGAGATCGTCCTGGAGCGCAGCGACCGGTTCTGGGAGCAGCCTCCCGTCCTCGACCGGGTGACCCTCAGACGGGCGAACCAGCACGACACGATCGAAGCGCTCAACGCCGGTGACGCCCAGGTCGCCCTCATCCGCGCCGACGCCATCGCGCTGAAGGACGTCGAGGAGCTGGGTCGGACCACGGCGCTCACCGCGAGCGTGGTCCCGAGGCCGGAGGTCGTGCAGGTCCTCCTGCGCCCGGCCTCGCCGAAACTGGAGGACGTCCGCATCCGCACCGCCGTCATGAGGTCACTCGACCGTGACGAGCTGATCGCCGTCGGTAGCCGCAGGGGCCCCAGTGCGGATCTCCGCGCCGACTCCCAGGTAACACTGCCGACCTCGGCCGGTTACACGCCGACCCTGCCGGCGCCCACCGGCGACCCCGTCCAGTTGCTCACCGAGGCCGGCTTCACCCGGACGGGTTCGCTGTGGGAGCGGGACGGGAAGCCGCTGGAGTTGACCATCGCCGCACCGGCCGGCGTGGAGCCGTACGTGACCGTCGCGAACCAGGTCCAGCGCCAACTGTCATTGTCCGGAATCGCTGCCCGCGTCCTGACAACGCAGCCCAATGCGTTGTTCGGCCAGGATCTGGCGGATACCGGCACATCCGACAACACCGTTGACATTGCTGTCGTGCCGCAGCCGGACACGGGTGATTCGGCGTCGGTTCTGGCTTCCTCATTCGGGTGTCGGACGTCACCGGAGGACGGCGGTACACCCATTCCGGCGAATCTGTCCGGTTTTTGCGACCAGGCGGTCCAACCGGTGATCGAACAGGCCCTCTCGGGCGACGTCCTGCTGGCCGACGCCCTGGCGAGCATCGAGCCGGTGCTCTGGCAGCAGGCCGTCGCGATGCCGTTGTTCCAGGTAGCAGACCTGTTGGTGGCCCTTCCGGGGGTTCAGGGCGTGACCGCGGGACCCCCGCTCGCGGGGCCCCTGAGCGAGGCCCGCACCTGGCGTCGGGAAGATCGTTGA
- the typA gene encoding translational GTPase TypA: MPTATASIKETLVRNDLRNVAIVAHVDHGKTTLVDAMLRQSGAFSARAELVDRVMDSGELEREKGITILAKNTAVRRHTPDGDVTINVVDTPGHADFGGEVERGLSMVDGVVLLVDASEGPLPQTRFVLRKTLAAGLPVILVVNKVDRPDARISEVVDEAHDLLLDLATEVGADDSVLDLPVVYASARAGRASLNQPEDGGLPDEENLDSLFEVLLNHIPAPTGDADAPLRALVTNLDASTFLGRIALCRIAAGRIRKGETVSWCREDGSVQKVRITELLITEALDRVPAEEAHAGDLVAIAGIPEITIGDTLADVDNPEPLPRITVDEPAISMTIGVNTSPLAGRNGGTKLTARVLKARLDSELVGNVSVRVLPTERPDTWEVQGRGELALAILVEQMKREGFELTVGKPQVVTKTVDGKLHEPFERLTIDAPEEHLGAITQLLANRKGRMENMSGHGSGRIKLDYVVPSRGLIGFRTEFLTETRGTGIANAVSEGYGPWAGEIRTRHNGSLVADRSGSITAYAMIQLADRGTFFVEPGADAYEGMVVGENPRAEDLDVNVCREKKLTNMRTSTADVMETLARPRKLSLEEALEFCAVDECVEVAPEVVRVRKVILDANQRGRERNRLKLRG, encoded by the coding sequence GTGCCCACGGCCACCGCGTCGATCAAGGAAACGCTGGTCCGCAACGACCTGCGCAACGTGGCGATCGTCGCGCACGTTGACCACGGCAAGACCACTCTGGTCGACGCCATGCTCCGCCAGTCCGGGGCCTTCTCCGCACGAGCCGAGCTCGTCGACCGGGTCATGGACTCGGGCGAGCTGGAGCGCGAGAAGGGCATCACCATCCTCGCCAAGAACACCGCCGTCCGCCGGCACACGCCCGACGGCGACGTCACCATCAACGTGGTGGACACCCCCGGCCACGCCGACTTCGGCGGTGAGGTCGAGCGCGGCCTGTCCATGGTCGACGGCGTCGTGCTGCTGGTCGACGCCTCCGAGGGGCCGCTGCCGCAGACCCGGTTCGTGCTGCGCAAGACGCTGGCCGCCGGCCTGCCCGTCATCCTCGTGGTGAACAAGGTCGACCGCCCCGACGCCCGGATCTCCGAGGTCGTCGACGAGGCCCACGACCTGCTGCTCGACCTGGCCACCGAGGTCGGCGCCGACGACTCCGTGCTCGACCTGCCGGTCGTCTACGCCTCCGCGCGCGCCGGTCGTGCGTCCCTCAACCAGCCCGAGGACGGCGGCCTGCCAGACGAGGAGAACCTCGACTCGCTGTTCGAGGTCCTGCTCAACCACATCCCGGCCCCGACCGGCGACGCCGACGCCCCGCTGCGCGCGCTCGTGACGAACCTGGACGCGTCCACGTTCCTCGGCCGCATCGCGCTGTGCCGCATCGCCGCCGGCCGCATCCGCAAGGGCGAGACCGTCTCGTGGTGCCGCGAGGACGGCAGCGTGCAGAAGGTCCGCATCACCGAACTGCTGATCACCGAGGCGCTCGACCGCGTCCCCGCCGAGGAGGCCCACGCCGGCGACCTGGTCGCCATCGCGGGCATCCCGGAGATCACCATCGGCGACACCCTCGCCGACGTCGACAACCCGGAGCCGCTGCCCCGGATCACCGTCGACGAGCCCGCCATCTCGATGACCATCGGCGTCAACACCTCGCCGCTGGCCGGCCGCAACGGCGGCACCAAGCTCACCGCCCGGGTGCTCAAGGCCCGGCTGGACTCCGAGCTGGTCGGCAACGTGTCCGTCCGCGTCCTGCCCACCGAGCGCCCCGACACCTGGGAGGTCCAGGGCCGCGGCGAGCTGGCGCTGGCCATCCTGGTCGAGCAGATGAAGCGGGAGGGCTTCGAGCTCACCGTCGGCAAGCCGCAGGTGGTGACCAAGACGGTCGACGGCAAGCTGCACGAGCCGTTCGAGCGCCTCACCATCGACGCTCCGGAGGAGCACCTGGGCGCCATCACCCAGCTGCTCGCCAACCGCAAGGGCCGCATGGAGAACATGTCCGGCCACGGCAGCGGCCGGATCAAGCTCGACTACGTCGTGCCGTCGCGCGGCCTCATCGGCTTCCGCACCGAGTTCCTGACGGAGACCCGCGGCACCGGCATCGCCAACGCGGTGTCCGAGGGCTACGGCCCGTGGGCCGGCGAGATCCGGACCAGGCACAACGGGTCCCTGGTCGCCGACCGGTCCGGTTCGATCACCGCGTACGCGATGATCCAGCTGGCCGACCGCGGCACGTTCTTCGTCGAGCCGGGCGCCGACGCGTACGAGGGCATGGTCGTCGGCGAGAACCCGCGCGCCGAGGACCTGGACGTCAACGTGTGCCGCGAGAAGAAGCTGACGAACATGCGCACGTCGACCGCGGACGTGATGGAGACCCTTGCCCGCCCGCGCAAGCTGTCGCTGGAGGAGGCGCTGGAGTTCTGCGCCGTCGACGAGTGCGTGGAGGTCGCGCCTGAGGTCGTGCGGGTCCGCAAGGTCATCCTCGACGCCAACCAGCGCGGTCGCGAGCGCAACCGCCTCAAGCTGCGCGGCTGA
- a CDS encoding NUDIX domain-containing protein, translating to MPELRTTTLVDAPPRTVAAALLDAPLLTRAVRGLGVRLTSDGPVLHEGATLTAAAGPVTGVLRVTRADTTGLSAELVTGPLPRLALATDLRHTGGGTVVVDRVEWTSPGGQVGRFADVVVGRGLALKVLEARATAVSRRSRELLDARVVVAAAVVHDGRLLVQQRAYPADAAGRWELPGGRVEPGESDHDAVTRECAEELAVTVEPTTQVGPDVPLRADLVLRAYAARLLSGTPTPTDHQATRWITAADLATLDWLPADRALLPALHPLLPRVVPPGRASRTFRSRESYVQDP from the coding sequence GTGCCCGAGCTCAGGACCACCACGCTGGTCGACGCACCCCCGCGCACGGTGGCCGCCGCCCTGCTGGACGCCCCGCTCCTGACCCGTGCCGTCCGCGGGCTGGGCGTGCGGCTGACGTCCGACGGCCCCGTCCTGCACGAGGGCGCCACCCTCACCGCCGCCGCCGGACCCGTCACCGGGGTCCTGCGCGTCACCCGCGCCGACACCACCGGCCTGTCCGCCGAACTCGTCACCGGCCCCCTGCCGCGCCTCGCCCTCGCCACCGACCTGCGGCACACCGGCGGCGGCACCGTCGTCGTGGACCGCGTCGAGTGGACCAGCCCCGGCGGGCAGGTCGGCCGCTTCGCCGACGTGGTGGTCGGCCGCGGCCTCGCGCTCAAGGTCCTGGAGGCCCGCGCCACCGCCGTGTCCCGCCGCTCCCGCGAACTGCTCGACGCCCGCGTGGTCGTGGCAGCCGCCGTCGTCCACGACGGCCGCCTCCTCGTCCAGCAGCGCGCCTACCCGGCCGACGCCGCCGGCCGCTGGGAACTGCCGGGCGGACGCGTGGAACCGGGCGAGTCCGACCACGACGCCGTGACCCGCGAGTGCGCCGAGGAACTCGCCGTCACCGTCGAGCCCACCACCCAGGTCGGTCCCGACGTCCCCCTGCGCGCCGACCTGGTCCTCCGCGCCTACGCCGCCCGCCTCCTGTCGGGCACCCCCACCCCGACCGACCACCAGGCCACCCGCTGGATCACCGCCGCCGACCTGGCCACCCTCGACTGGCTCCCCGCCGACCGGGCCCTCCTCCCCGCCCTCCACCCCCTCCTCCCGCGAGTCGTCCCCCCAGGTCGCGCGAGTCGTACGTTCAGGTCGCGAGAGTCCTACGTCCAGGACCCCTGA
- a CDS encoding ABC transporter ATP-binding protein — protein MSEVDVMSSPGSSPWGGATGGEKLLRVNNLSVDFPTDDGTVHAVRDVSFTLGPGEVLGIVGESGSGKSVSSMAIMGLLPKTARIGGSIKFKDDELVGRTYKQMQPVRGNGISMIFQDPMTSLNPVYTVGWQLAEAHQAHHDVSKKAAWAKAVEVLELVGIPQPDRRASQYPHEFSGGMRQRVMIAMAIINDPDVIIADEPTTALDVTVQAQILDTLLRIRDETSAGIMVITHDLGVVAGMVDRVQVMYGGTVVEQGTVDEVFEAQRMPYTVGLLGSIPNPQMLGKRLTPIKGAPPSLMNLPHGCSFSPRCPLAVDECRETEPALLETDRAGHFARCHRSAHLATLENPQRLFAHDEIGVVENPASLTTANPDMPVTEDVAAVEARLREEEKPTS, from the coding sequence ATGAGCGAGGTGGACGTGATGAGCTCACCGGGGTCCTCGCCCTGGGGCGGCGCGACCGGCGGCGAGAAGCTGCTGCGCGTGAACAACCTGTCGGTGGACTTCCCGACCGACGACGGCACCGTGCACGCCGTGCGGGACGTGTCGTTCACGCTCGGCCCCGGCGAGGTGCTGGGCATCGTGGGCGAGTCCGGCTCCGGCAAGTCCGTGTCGTCGATGGCGATCATGGGCCTGCTGCCCAAGACCGCCCGCATCGGCGGGTCGATCAAGTTCAAGGACGACGAACTGGTCGGCCGCACGTACAAGCAGATGCAGCCGGTCCGCGGCAACGGCATCTCGATGATCTTCCAGGACCCGATGACGTCGTTGAACCCGGTGTACACGGTGGGCTGGCAGCTCGCCGAGGCGCACCAGGCGCACCACGACGTGTCGAAGAAGGCGGCCTGGGCCAAGGCCGTCGAGGTGCTGGAGCTCGTCGGCATCCCGCAGCCCGACCGGCGCGCGTCGCAGTACCCGCACGAGTTCTCCGGCGGCATGCGGCAGCGCGTCATGATCGCCATGGCGATCATCAACGACCCGGACGTGATCATCGCCGACGAGCCGACCACGGCCCTCGACGTGACCGTGCAGGCGCAGATCCTGGACACGCTGCTGCGCATCCGGGACGAGACGAGCGCGGGCATCATGGTCATCACCCACGACCTGGGCGTCGTGGCGGGCATGGTGGACCGGGTCCAGGTCATGTACGGCGGCACGGTCGTCGAGCAGGGCACCGTGGACGAGGTCTTCGAGGCCCAGCGGATGCCGTACACGGTGGGCCTGCTCGGGTCCATCCCGAACCCGCAGATGCTCGGCAAGCGGCTCACGCCCATCAAGGGCGCGCCGCCGTCGCTGATGAACCTGCCGCACGGCTGCTCGTTCTCGCCGCGCTGCCCGCTGGCCGTCGACGAGTGCCGCGAGACCGAACCGGCGCTGCTGGAGACCGACCGGGCCGGCCACTTCGCGCGGTGCCACCGCTCCGCGCACCTGGCCACCCTGGAGAACCCGCAGCGGCTCTTCGCCCACGACGAGATCGGCGTGGTGGAGAACCCCGCGTCGTTGACCACGGCGAACCCGGACATGCCGGTCACCGAGGACGTCGCCGCGGTGGAAGCGCGGCTGCGCGAAGAGGAGAAGCCGACCTCATGA
- a CDS encoding ABC transporter permease: MFRYIIRRLLISIPLLIVASFLCFGLVNAMGDPLGEWKLQKPRTPAEISAAYERTGYNKPFMERYVDWAGDFVTGDWGESVVPGNAGKPVKDDLLKAFGVTLRLILAAELIALILGIAVGVVGAVRQYSIFDYTATGISFAMFSMPLFCVALVLKAGGIELNNWLEGLGADRWIITAGPPGDGFGGSFGEQVFQYSGAYVLPTISLVVIQFALYSRFQRASMLDTLNADYVRTAQAKGVSEGRAIFKHAFRNALIPIITVSSLNIGAGFGGAVITETVFGWSGMGRFIVQAIEKIEPYQVLGFMMLTAVFIIVFNLIADILYAFLDPRIRLD; the protein is encoded by the coding sequence ATGTTCCGTTACATAATCCGGCGGTTGTTGATCTCGATTCCGCTGTTGATCGTCGCTTCATTCCTCTGCTTCGGGCTGGTCAACGCCATGGGTGATCCCCTCGGCGAGTGGAAGCTCCAGAAGCCGCGGACCCCGGCGGAGATTTCTGCGGCATACGAGCGGACGGGCTACAACAAGCCGTTCATGGAGCGCTACGTCGACTGGGCGGGCGACTTCGTGACCGGGGACTGGGGCGAGTCCGTCGTCCCGGGCAACGCGGGCAAGCCCGTGAAGGACGACCTGCTCAAGGCGTTCGGCGTGACGCTGCGCCTCATCCTGGCGGCCGAGTTGATCGCGTTGATCCTCGGTATCGCCGTCGGCGTCGTCGGCGCGGTGAGACAGTATTCGATATTCGACTACACGGCGACCGGAATATCGTTCGCCATGTTCTCGATGCCGTTGTTCTGCGTGGCGCTGGTGCTCAAGGCCGGTGGTATCGAGTTGAACAACTGGCTGGAGGGCCTCGGCGCGGACCGGTGGATCATCACCGCGGGACCGCCGGGCGACGGCTTCGGCGGCAGCTTCGGCGAGCAGGTGTTCCAGTACAGCGGCGCCTACGTCCTGCCGACCATCTCCCTCGTGGTCATCCAGTTCGCCCTCTACAGCCGGTTCCAGCGCGCGTCGATGCTCGACACGTTGAACGCCGACTACGTGCGCACCGCGCAGGCGAAGGGCGTCTCGGAGGGCCGGGCGATCTTCAAGCACGCGTTCCGCAACGCGCTGATCCCCATCATCACGGTGTCGTCGCTGAACATCGGCGCCGGTTTCGGCGGCGCGGTGATCACCGAGACCGTGTTCGGCTGGTCGGGCATGGGCCGGTTCATCGTCCAGGCCATCGAGAAGATCGAGCCCTACCAGGTGCTCGGCTTCATGATGCTGACCGCCGTCTTCATCATCGTGTTCAACCTGATCGCGGACATCCTGTACGCCTTCCTGGACCCGAGGATTCGCCTTGACTGA
- a CDS encoding ABC transporter permease has translation MGSPLAQAPAPEKAEASQFDTTTARKQWQVILRRFTRHRAALFGLILFVVLVLVAFFGGLLWKYPYTDLGFSRYLPPSADHPFGTDRLGGDMVAQIIRGTQFSLQIAIVVAFLSTFIGVILGALAGYMRGWVDTVISRFIDLLLVIPSLVIAAVLVRNSFVVSVAGGGNSNWLIVALYLGLIGWLSIARVIRGMVLSLREKEFVEAARALGAGTFRIVFRHILPNTIDVIIVNATLAIAQAVLLEAALSFIGLGVQSPDTSLGLMISQNKNELTLHPWLFFTPFVFIVLISLAVNFIGDGLRDAFDPRQKRVKA, from the coding sequence ATGGGTTCCCCGCTGGCGCAGGCGCCCGCGCCCGAAAAGGCCGAGGCGAGCCAGTTCGACACGACGACCGCCCGCAAGCAGTGGCAGGTCATCCTCCGCCGGTTCACCCGGCACCGGGCCGCGCTGTTCGGCCTCATCCTGTTCGTCGTGCTGGTGCTGGTGGCCTTCTTCGGCGGGCTGCTGTGGAAGTACCCGTACACCGACCTCGGCTTCTCCCGCTACCTGCCGCCCAGCGCCGACCACCCGTTCGGCACGGACCGGCTGGGCGGCGACATGGTCGCCCAGATCATCCGCGGCACGCAGTTCTCGCTCCAGATCGCGATCGTGGTGGCGTTCCTGTCCACCTTCATCGGCGTCATCCTGGGCGCGCTCGCCGGCTACATGAGGGGCTGGGTCGACACCGTCATCAGCCGCTTCATCGACCTGCTGCTGGTCATCCCCAGCCTGGTCATCGCGGCCGTGCTCGTGCGCAACAGCTTCGTGGTGTCGGTGGCCGGCGGCGGCAACTCCAACTGGCTGATCGTCGCCCTGTACCTGGGCCTCATCGGCTGGCTGTCCATCGCCCGCGTCATCCGCGGCATGGTGCTGTCGCTGCGCGAGAAGGAGTTCGTCGAGGCGGCCCGCGCGCTGGGCGCCGGGACGTTCCGGATCGTGTTCCGGCACATCCTGCCGAACACCATCGACGTGATCATCGTCAACGCCACGCTCGCGATCGCGCAGGCGGTGCTGCTGGAGGCGGCGCTGTCGTTCATCGGTCTCGGCGTGCAGAGCCCCGACACGTCGCTGGGCCTGATGATCAGCCAGAACAAGAACGAGTTGACGCTGCACCCGTGGCTGTTCTTCACGCCGTTCGTGTTCATCGTGCTGATCTCGCTGGCGGTCAACTTCATCGGTGACGGTCTCCGGGACGCCTTCGACCCGAGGCAGAAGAGGGTGAAGGCATGA